The Rhizophagus irregularis chromosome 30, complete sequence genome contains the following window.
TCGAAAATATGGTTCGATTAATGTATGGCGACATTGCTGTGAAATTTTTGACTACATGAGTTTATCCGCAATTATTGAAGATAAGATATTTTGTGTACATGGTGGATTGTCGCCATCCATCACTACATTGGATCAAGTATTTATAtctctttataaaattatttatttgagaaaattacatattatgtaatatgtgttaaaaatctttttttgtgGTTTAAATTATAGATTCGTATGATTGATAGGAAGCAGGAAGTTCCACATGATGGAGCTATGTGCGATCTTCTATGGTCTGATCCAGACGGTAATTGACTACAATTTTAAATAgcaataataaagttataaataatatactaaatcTACCTATTGAATTCAGATATTGACAGTTGGGGTTTAAGTCCTCGAGGAGCGGGTTATTTGTTTGGAAGTGAAATTGTTAGTGGGGTAAGATCATCTTAATCTAGAATATCaagtattcatttttttttcttaatcgaTTCTTATTCCGTCTAGCATGCggtaaaatcattttttatagtttttacaTACCAATGATTTAGAGCTTATAGCGCGTGCCCACCAATTGGTAATGGAAGGTTACAAATTAATGTTCGATGACACAATAGTAACTGTATGGTCTGCACCAAATTATTGCTATAGGTAAGATTTAATTTTAGGTTACAAAACtatctttttatttgtaataatattcttaatattttctaGATGTGGAAATGTAGCAGCAATTCTTGAATtagatgataaattaaataaaaattataaaattttcgatGCAGCAGCACAAGTATGaccaatatatttttacaattttaatgtttaaaaGTCTTGaacatatttttgatttttgttttCATACTTTAGGAAATTCGTGGTTTGCCAGCAAAAAAAACGGTGCCAGATTATTTCTTGTGATGATATTTCCATTCATTTATAGTTCATCATAATACAGTCGGACAATGGTTTGCTCTAAAATTTTGgcgcaaatatatttaatatggtTGACTTTATCTTATATAACAGCAGGTTCTTGACAACAGGACTGGTAGCTAGTTATTATTGAATCAAGTTAATTGTAAAGATCAGAAGATGATATTATTCACATACattctatttaaattaacaaatacatatttatgtcaaatactaattattattagaatattacccaattaactaatttggaaaaaaatgtGATTGTAGTCTTTAGAACTTGGAATATTATGATTCTGCTTTAACATgattattagaaaaatgacagaagaataaagaaataaatactTTAGATATGAAAGATGAACAACAggtaagtaaattaatatttataaagaaaattatattaatagtatttttgattgattaaataaagattaatttaatattttttcaaaattgtttattcttatattacttttttctttttgtactTTACTACTTGCTATATGCAGGACCTTTTTTGCaagtttaaatttacaaaattctataataaaaatgatatatgattaatagttttaaattgTAACGATTATAGGTGCTGATTCGAACAGTGTTTATTggcatttaaaaataaaataaataaaaaaaataaaaaacaggataaaattgacaatttctttttgaaagtagtacattataaaaattgtaatttcttaaatttccgTTAAGTATTACAAAGTCACGAGCTCGCTCGCTTATCAATGCTGCGCCATTAACTACGGGTATGTCGTAACGCGATTTGATCTACtttgttataaataaagtactAATATTTTAGTCTCAGTCTATTCTGCATCCTTACAAGTCgcaagattttttaatatggaAGCAAGAATCGTTGATTATATTGCTAGAAAGGAAATAAAAGAACTTGGTCTATTTCTTGATACCGTTGACTTACAAGAAGTACGCGTAATGTagtagtataataaaaaatcgctgttatcaaaatttgcaactttttataataaaaacgtgtatttcagataaaaaagttagtgataaatatattaaaagatgatTCAAAGTTCTATAACGAAAATGTTACGGGATGTTTCGCAATAGTATGTGCACTTTTTAAAGGTAAGGCCAACGGAatgttttgatattttgaaagtGTACGTTTTCTTggcaaattattaaaaaaaaacctatagCTTTAGCAATAGATGATATAAAAAGTGAGAAAAATGCTCTTGAGGATAGGAACGGAAAACGTGGCACAATTATTCATGAAATTGTTAGATGGTACGCAAAGCAATTATTACAGAACTGACTATCGAAATAACGTTAACCATAATGCTTCTATTCAAAAGGTTAATTGAAAAAGGATGTGACACTTcgtctttttttgataaagtaaTATCAGATTTAGTAGGAATATGTGTTAACGAGGTAAATCTTGAAAATGACGTTATTCTTTCgaattctaaatttattaaataaaacaatatatttgaaaattaaagaTCGCTGTTGGTACCACTGATTCCCCCGTAATGATTGGAGTTTTTGTAGAGATCACTACATGTATTATACATGCTATCCAACGCGGGAATTCCTTGCATGGAAAGTTATTTTCATTCTTACCAGCATTATTATCCGCCTTTGATTCTTGTAATGAAGTAGTGACATTACCTTCCGGTCAAAATTCAACTGGTCATTCTATGTCCGGtcaagattataaaaattacgtgctaaataaattatgcaaTACTAAATGGCACGCAAATAATGTCCTAAGTTTGGCCGGAGAATTTCGTGATATTACAATGTCTAATGAGCAGGTATGGAAGTTTCTATTTgggttaataatttaaaatcttatttgttaaaatatttaaattttgccgAATTAAGTTAAATTTTGCGGTAGAAAAAATTATGAGGTAATCTgtatcattaatttattactttatctACGTTTGAAATGCTTTTTTAACATCTTTATCTCAAATTAGTCATTTTGATGCGATGGACATCAATGGAGTTCCCCCTCTTATTTATCAGATGCTATTACTTTCTAGAAaggttgatttttttttgatcattagTGAACGAAAATGTTGCAATTGTTTTGACTTGCTTTGACAGAGAAAATTCTCTTTAGGGACAAAAACGTTTAATCTTGCAAGGAAttacagaattttttaacagactagatgatgaaataaattgtaatcaaGATGACGATACAAAGTTAGTATAAGATAAATTGATgatgttttaatatatttaaaaattttcaatattttggaattttagtgaatataaaaataacaattccGTCGATAAGTTATCATTTTCGCAATTGAGCCACATGGAAGGCACAGTAATTATCCATATTTGTTTCGCGATTACTCAGGATCAGGTTGATTTCAactttaaatcaatattttgttggtttaatttttcattttttgatagTCTTAATTACATAATCTAACAGGAATTAGGGAAtgaattcattaaatatatgaaatcGGGTAAAACTTCATCCTTGAAATCATTTAGCATCGCTTGTTTGTTGTCAATTGCGAGGATACATCGATTTGAAGACCAGGTATGGTATTcttaattgaaattttgatCAAACTTACAATCATTAATTCACATTTTATAAAGGCTCTTGATTTTCTCAAGACGTCAATATTAACGGTTTTTAAAGATATGGAAAAGTTGGAAAAGACAAAATGGATAACCAGTATGTGAAATATTCAATAACTTCATAAATGAAAGTTATATCTTGACTTTTATGTCCTTCCATCTTCTAGAAGTCGATATTTCAGAAATCATTTCTTCATTACCATTAATTGACCTTTTCCAAAATATAATACGAAAGACATCGTTTGGATGGGATCAGGTCACACAAAGTTTGGTACAATTAGGAATTATTTTGATGGATTTAGCAGTTCCTTCTGGTGAGAATACAGTGTACATGATGATTTTGTTATGACAATAGAATTTACTAATTAAGTGGTTTCAAGATACAACAAGGAGCAAAAAGGGAATGTCAACTACGACAAGTATGGTTAAAGATTTAGgaacaaaaattttactagAAATGTTCAAAGTAAGGTGACATGAATGAGTTAAGAATTTTTACAAAGAATCAATTTCtcaatctaataatttatttagattcATGATATGGTCCGTGCAGAAATATTAGACCAGATTCAGTCTCGAATTATTTCTAAATCATCAAGTGTTGAGTATTTTCTGGGTTTATTGGAATTGATTGTAAAAGAGACCCccgaatttatttataactatATTGCCAGggtttgtattaaaaattattttccgAAATTGCTCTAgctttacaaaagaaaattaatagaaaatttgtaGATCAAAGGGACACTcgaatatttaacatttttatccgTCACAACAGCTGATAATCTATTGAAAGCAATACAGCCACTACTTTATACAAACCAATCACTTCGTGATGGACTAATGGTTATTCTACGAAAAGGTTTATTTACGAAGTATGggcttattaataattcaatttctttttttaatgacTCTATAAATCACATAATTTCTGATTATAATTAAAGAGAATTGGAAGGGCGTCAAATTGCGTTGATCGGATATTTGAGACTGTTGAAAATGCAAGCGATACATAATCGCGAAATATGTCCAAGGTCTCAAATGTCGTCTGATGTAATACTCAGTGATAATCGGACCGCCCTTTCTTTTGAAATCATAGGTAATATTGTCTCGCTTTCTACTTGCTAAATGTAGTTAACATTATTATCGAATTATAGGTAATCTACGCAAGTGTTTTAGTCAACAACCACAACTTAGGCTTTCTTTATATGAAGGTTTGCTAGAATTGATGGATATTCATCAATGTGATAACCCAATATTCCCGATAATCTTTGACATTTTATACTCGCATGTATGGGAACTTgctttattttgaaattttttttccaaattgtTATCGtggttttaaaattttctttttttttttagttccaaaaattttttgaattgagATCATCACTGTATGCGACATTTCACATCGAAAATTGTATAGAAACTTCAAATGGTGAACCACATATTCTTGAGCCTTTACCTTATTTATTGGCTTGTTTAAGCAAATCGATTGCCACTTTTAATAAAACCATCGAGGGCAATGAAGGTGAGACGCTTGAACTGTTTAAGATCAAGATGCGATCAATTGGTTACAATTTTAGGTCGCGtttaatttaggaaattcCAAGTTTAATGGGGCTCAACTTGAAGAaagtaaaatgaaattgaaaacATTGATCGAGCAATTAATACATTCAGACATGTCTGAATTCATGATTTATCCGAATGCTGATTTCAGGATGAGTTCCAAAGAGGGTAGTCGTAATAATATGTGTGCCTCTATTCTACTTGGAATGTATGAGGTAGTAATTTAGCTAAATACAAGTTggtatatttacttttatggACTGATGCACAttgcttttaaaataataggcGGCTATCGAGCATACCTTTTTGGCCTCTGAACACACTTCACAATCATCAGAGATTATTTTAAGGTTATTCAAAAGATATACGGCGTTATTTGAAGTTCTAAAAGAGAAATCAGCAAACGCTCGAGGTTATTTTACGATGTCCTTATGGTTAAATTGTGTGAACACTAAATTGCATCTAAGAATTATGTTTGTTTTGATATACAGGCCGTAAGACAGTAACTTCTATTACAGAGAACTCGATCTTAAGCTTCAAATGTATTACTGAACTTTGTAAATTCACTCTCCAAGATATTGATGATACGGAGATTGATGCTACAAATTCTGTATTGAGGGCCGATGCAggatttgtaaaatatattactgCGGTAGCTCATAACAAAATATCTCAGGTATGACTCAAATGAATTTACACAAAAgtactaattattaatataacttcATTTCTCTTGTTAAGATAATGTCGAACTTTAATCCCGAAGATGAAAAAACATTTGGTTATTGTACGTCCTTAGCACAAGTGTTTatgaatgaatttattaaaagcaACAAAGCAAGCGTTGCTACACGTCAAGATAATAATAGCAAGAAGGATAGGgtaacaaatattttagtgCATTCTTTTAAACTTGAAATAGTAACATAATGTgtctaatatataaaattataccaGGGGAAATCCGTTTTTACAATTGCAATTGAGAGCTTAGCGTTATTAATCCAAGCAGTGTCGTTTTGTTGGCCAGACAAGTTAATTGACTTCTTAGCTCTATCTTATCCACCCGAGCTTGCAAATGAAGTAATTCCAAATGATTTAAATGGATGGCTAGATTTATATATTCGAGAATTTGAGGTAGACTTActtgatatatatttaatagacTAAATATCATGATTTCTTATGCActtattatatacattttgTAGCAATTATTCATCATTTCACTTAGTGAAAGAATTCCTCATATAAAGGAAGCATTGGGATTATTTCAaacaataactttattatcatcTCATTTCACTGATTCGATTGATATTTCTGAATCGCATGGGCATTTGGAACAATTGGTTACTTGGCTTAGAGCATTATGTAAAGAACGTGTTATCGAAGACACTATTCTtgccaaaaatattattagtcttttaataaaattggagAAGGATATGCCGGACTTTGAGACTAGCGCAGAAATAGCTCATGATATGTTGTCTGTGTTAGGTGATATCAATGGCAATGCAGACGGAAATGAAGTGAATCCTAATTTCGTTATCGTCAATCCGAGAACTAGTGGTATAATATGCAACATCTTAATAGGGTCTATAGAAAATATGTATGAAGAAATAGAATGGTTCTTGACCCGAATGAAGTTGATATGCAGCGTAAAAGGTAGTTTAGACATTTATCATGGATTTATCATggtttagataataataacaatattattgatgaatttgatTTCTCCATAACAGATAAAGATCTTAATCGTGAGAAAGTTAACATGACAGATGTTGAACAAATAATATGCTCAAGATTAACTACAATAATAAACACTATGATATATATGGAACAAACATCACTCCAAGACTCGTCTTCtgaacaattaattaaatgtctACAGAAAACTTATAAAGTCATGATAgcattaattaaatatgtaagtgtttataatacatttaattacattttctttttaattaatggatgttattttttttttaatcttagaAAATTGCTGAGGGAGGCGAGATTCTCAAACATTTCATAGACCTGATAGAATTAACCGGGTTGAAATTGACAGAAAACTTATACAGTTTACTTTTAGCATTTGGTTCAAAACCAGAAATAAACCGGATACAATTAGGTAAAAAGCGTAAGCCTAAGACTAAACCAACAACGCAAAAGGTAAGCTGAAGTTAtgacattatttaaatatatcgaatactaataatcaaaatgaacTGATAGGCACGAATCGCTAGGGAATCCAAGATAATACCCGATTTAATTTTCCTCTTAGAACAATATGAACGTTATTTAATTCAACTAACGAAGAAGTCTAAAGTAAGAAAGAAaagttttaaacaaaattgatatttataaaagatacaaatacaaaattaaatgcCATTAATTTACGAAATATAGGTTGATTTGACGCAGTATATTAAAAGAGCTACTAATcgagattttaaaataaaaacggATTTGATGGATGAGAACGATAAAAATTCGAAGGTAGGTATCTTTGTACTTTggaaaattatacaaattttgattaaaactattaaaatgattttatttggTACAGCCTACGAGTCAGGAAGAAGTTGAGGAAATTGAAGGCGAAGATGTAGgtattttaattcttcaaaaaagtttcattaaataaataaataaataactctcTCACTAATTTAGAATAACGAAGAAGTTGTTTTAAGAAGCCGTCAAACTAAACGTCGTAGATCTTAAACTCCTgagcattaaaaaattacttgttgtatacatataatagaattacttataTTGATACAAgattaaaaagttaatatctGTATGcctaatacaatatatattagaGTTTCAGAATATAACAAAGGCAATAATTACTTTTATGTTAATACtaaaacaatttctttttgacTTACGATCAACCTTAATTTCTattctttcaataaattaagatGTAAGAGTAGCATTCTTATTTTAAGAGATTCCTGTTTCCCATACTCTATAATTAAGtggaagaataaaaattacaaatttgttACAAGATCACTCGAAAATCTTATACTACTAACATTTCATAgtagttattttaattataatgaccACCGTAGAACTAATAACAATCCTCGTATTAGCTCTCTTCGTAGTAAATCAATGTACTCGctagaaaaataaaagtattttgagaTATTTTGGCATCcaataatcaaaattggatGATCGATCATgctatttttacttaaaagatttaaacatttgattcgtctcatcaaaaAGATACTAACGATGTGTTTCATATCTAGGGCGCCCTTAACGTACAGTGAGGGTGTACGATGTTAACATACGAACTGGCCCGAGTTTAGAAGTTATGCTCTTGCACATGGTAACGTTAACTCTGGCCAGTTTGTACATTAATATCGTACACCACTGTACGTTAAGGAACTCCTCATATCCTATAGCCACgaagttataaattttatatttttgatatgaCGTAATTTCGACCATTTCGACTTTAATTTCTACTTTTAGACCTCCCAGACCTTTaggttttaatttatatataattgcaCAAATATGTTGACATGAATTGGCTTTTCAGctatattataagtaaaattaataattatattattcaaatagaTAATCTTATTaagtattgttaaatttaattagcatataattattaataattatgcctaattttttaatattaataatttattaaataaattttaatataaaaaatataaaatttaagtagtttatatagttaaaattttttaggcaAGATGAGCTTTaccaataattataaaaatcaataactttatttcaGGAAATATTATAGGACTTTATTTACTGCGCCAAGCtgctaatatttttatatatgctTAGTCATTTGCTATTTATAATGATGATTGCAAATTAACcgaaaaataatactaataacaAAAGAGTATCATCCCACATAAAATACTCCTCTCGTTTACTTTTGTTaacttttcattttatatacattttaatttaaataatgtcaCAGAATGGGctgtttttttattggtttatgTATGCAATATCCATTTCATTAAATCGTGGCGGAATGAGTCAAGAAAATTGATGACGATTTTCCGTGATACACGGAAC
Protein-coding sequences here:
- a CDS encoding Serine/threonine-protein phosphatase PP-X 4; amino-acid sequence: MGQSDLDRQIEKLRNCELISELEVRELCRKAKEILIEESNVQRVDAPVTICGDIHGQFFDLKELFKVGGDCPDTNYLFLGDFVDRGFYSVETFLLLLALKVRYPDRITLIRGNHESRQITQVYGFYDECLRKYGSINVWRHCCEIFDYMSLSAIIEDKIFCVHGGLSPSITTLDQIRMIDRKQEVPHDGAMCDLLWSDPDDIDSWGLSPRGAGYLFGSEIVSGFLHTNDLELIARAHQLVMEGYKLMFDDTIVTVWSAPNYCYRCGNVAAILELDDKLNKNYKIFDAAAQEIRGLPAKKTVPDYFL